Proteins encoded by one window of Nasonia vitripennis strain AsymCx chromosome 5, Nvit_psr_1.1, whole genome shotgun sequence:
- the LOC100678323 gene encoding uncharacterized protein LOC100678323 isoform X1 yields MLYLTFVILFAGTLGVLAESHEMDEDSSENEVISFSDEVSDEIEQFPSRPFDFNYSGNQERKVAQKSSYSNPKLLKNSKTLGIIKPVYLTKNMRYPYFTAPLYNAILKPKKFTEKNENTSENESIDESSTKNGNQKKITLSSCNFEKTSPKCNFLAKIINIPSKNPDRVKIASEKQQNSNLDSAKNKQTLNLGTELNITITPFEEEMHVPIMQDLNRLMNIFNSLSDPQYNSFDKISGQKSSKSVIIKAIDKINERSGTVEKDDVPLKMKKSEQLNALSKSKEQMTKINILPNQEKVNVQIDNSIEKLREKILNKNDNFYDFMQTFSSNVFRTSLEYVNKIRNI; encoded by the exons atgttatatctgacttttgttattttatttgctGGGACATTAGGG GTTCTGGCTGAGTCTCATGAAATGGACGAAGATTCTTCAGAAAATGAAGTAATCTCATTTAGCGATGAAGTATCAGATGAAATAGAACAATTTCCAAGTCGACCATTTGATTT cAATTATAGTGGAAATCAAGAAAGAAAAGTAGCACAAAAATCATCATACAGTAATCCGAAATTGTTAAAGAACAGCAAAACCTTGGGTATTATCAAACCTGTTTATTTAACTAAAAACATGCGCTACCCTTATTTTACAGCACCTCTATATAACGCAATTCTCAAACCTAAAAAATTCAccgagaaaaatgaaaatacttCTGAAAATGAGTCTATAGATGAAAGTTCCACGAAAAACGGAAATCagaaaaaaatcactttatCCAGTTGTAATTTTGAGAAAACCTCTCCCAAATGTAACTTTCTggctaaaataataaatataccaTCGAAAAATCCAGATCGAGTAAAAATCGCTTCAGAAAAGCAGCAAAACAGCAATCTTGATTCAGCGAAAAATAAGCAGACCTTGAATCTGGGTACAGAGCTAAATATAACGATCACTCCATTTGAAGAAGAAATGCATGTCCCGATTATGCAGGACTTAAATCGTttgatgaatatttttaatagtttGAGTGACCCGCAATATAACAGCTTTGATAAAATAAGTGGACAAAAATCTTCTAAATCCGTAATCATAAAAGcaattgataaaattaatgaacGTTCAGGTACAGTAGAAAAAGATGACGTTCCCTTGAAGATGAAAAAATCAGAACAACTAAATGCGCTGTCCAAATCAAAAGAGCAaatgacaaaaataaatattttaccaaatcaagaaaaagtaaatgttCAAATTGATAACAGTATTGAGAAGTTGAGAGAGAAAATTTTGAACAAAAATgacaatttttatgattttatgcAAACTTTTAGCAGCAACGTTTTTAGAACATCTTTGGAATACGTAAATAAGATTCGAAACATATAA
- the LOC100678323 gene encoding uncharacterized protein LOC100678323 isoform X2: MLYLTFVILFAGTLGVLAESHEMDEDSSENEVISFSDEVSDEIEQFPSRPFDFGNQERKVAQKSSYSNPKLLKNSKTLGIIKPVYLTKNMRYPYFTAPLYNAILKPKKFTEKNENTSENESIDESSTKNGNQKKITLSSCNFEKTSPKCNFLAKIINIPSKNPDRVKIASEKQQNSNLDSAKNKQTLNLGTELNITITPFEEEMHVPIMQDLNRLMNIFNSLSDPQYNSFDKISGQKSSKSVIIKAIDKINERSGTVEKDDVPLKMKKSEQLNALSKSKEQMTKINILPNQEKVNVQIDNSIEKLREKILNKNDNFYDFMQTFSSNVFRTSLEYVNKIRNI; this comes from the exons atgttatatctgacttttgttattttatttgctGGGACATTAGGG GTTCTGGCTGAGTCTCATGAAATGGACGAAGATTCTTCAGAAAATGAAGTAATCTCATTTAGCGATGAAGTATCAGATGAAATAGAACAATTTCCAAGTCGACCATTTGATTT TGGAAATCAAGAAAGAAAAGTAGCACAAAAATCATCATACAGTAATCCGAAATTGTTAAAGAACAGCAAAACCTTGGGTATTATCAAACCTGTTTATTTAACTAAAAACATGCGCTACCCTTATTTTACAGCACCTCTATATAACGCAATTCTCAAACCTAAAAAATTCAccgagaaaaatgaaaatacttCTGAAAATGAGTCTATAGATGAAAGTTCCACGAAAAACGGAAATCagaaaaaaatcactttatCCAGTTGTAATTTTGAGAAAACCTCTCCCAAATGTAACTTTCTggctaaaataataaatataccaTCGAAAAATCCAGATCGAGTAAAAATCGCTTCAGAAAAGCAGCAAAACAGCAATCTTGATTCAGCGAAAAATAAGCAGACCTTGAATCTGGGTACAGAGCTAAATATAACGATCACTCCATTTGAAGAAGAAATGCATGTCCCGATTATGCAGGACTTAAATCGTttgatgaatatttttaatagtttGAGTGACCCGCAATATAACAGCTTTGATAAAATAAGTGGACAAAAATCTTCTAAATCCGTAATCATAAAAGcaattgataaaattaatgaacGTTCAGGTACAGTAGAAAAAGATGACGTTCCCTTGAAGATGAAAAAATCAGAACAACTAAATGCGCTGTCCAAATCAAAAGAGCAaatgacaaaaataaatattttaccaaatcaagaaaaagtaaatgttCAAATTGATAACAGTATTGAGAAGTTGAGAGAGAAAATTTTGAACAAAAATgacaatttttatgattttatgcAAACTTTTAGCAGCAACGTTTTTAGAACATCTTTGGAATACGTAAATAAGATTCGAAACATATAA
- the LOC100678323 gene encoding protein TIC 100-like isoform X3 — protein sequence MHLYSSFFVLIFLLNLVKGIKSKYESQEEPLPLKRPRFDLEEEVVRLPKHPRIDTDEELPPPIGIRPKPILIDPREELPLPMDILEEYMYSPAFLSQSHPYWHCSPLYSQQFHSMINFKHKPTTALNFPRQIPKWLREQSRARRAYQTQKKKMTIAELLMKEGIIKPPTEEKYTSKITDKVKDMYTNKMHFIKDKISKKKKKSEAEKPIEMESKEEEYDDEELDDSFWDSDEDDDSDEVSSDANTNYNYNVNTIMARRKLPSKTKGKKRNLYKKKKVG from the exons ATGCATTTATATTCGTCATTTTTTGTTCTCATCTTTCTACTAAATCTTGTGAAAGGG ATAAAATCCAAATATGAATCACAAGAAGAACCCCTGCCACTTAAACGTCCCCGATTCGATCTAGAAGAGGAAGTTGTACGTTTACCAAAACATCCTCGAATCGATACAGACGAGGAACTTCCACCTCCGATTGGTATCCGGCCAAAACCTATCCTAATCGATCCAAGAGAGGAACTTCCACTTCCGATGGATATATTAGAAGAGTATATGTATTCACCGGCATTTCTTTCTCAGTCACATCCGTACTGGCATTGTTCCCCTTTATATTCG cAGCAATTTCATTCGATGATAAATTTTAAACACAAACCAACTACGGCCTTGAATTTTCCTCGACAAATACCAAAATGGCTTAGGGAACAAAGTAGAGCAAGAAGAGCATATCAAacacaaaaaaagaaaatgacgATTGCCGAACTTTTAATG AAGGAGGGAATTATTAAACCACCAACAGAAGAAAAATACACAAGCAAAATTACAGACAAAGTGAAGGACATGTACACgaataaaatgcattttataaaagataaaataagtaaaaaaaagaaaaaat CTGAAGCAGAAAAACCTATTGAAATGGAATCTAAAGAA gaAGAGTATGACGATGAAGAATTGGATGACAGTTTTTGGGATTCCGATGAAGATGATGACTCCGATGAAGTTTCCAGTGATGCAAATACAAACTATAATTATAATGTTAATACTATTATGGCACGTCGTAAATTGCCTTCAAAAACCAAAGGAAAAAAGCGGAATCTgtacaaaaagaagaaagtcGGCTAA
- the LOC100117783 gene encoding uncharacterized protein LOC100117783 isoform X1 has protein sequence MTSSALIFLLTLGIIASGIIPADSRYRGPAKQKKSVARRELEESVESDAQIPPDIQNSPKAINESRLPISKSLARKLSEMLTIAVAEAVAQVVEDEPTKLTACTALFRRRNYNSNVNQNYNYNTNTNANYRGLMKPVSPPAPVAPPPEEQEQVDDEISEEEDSIEAQVSEESEEEDDSDTIEEPSMEDEQRDIKLPKDLLAKLKSKSLVRRPRPPIRSKNKNKNVNVNTNTNILSFRKDDSNRNEVATSEETDDATTAMPKPETKTNARRRMRHN, from the exons ATGACTTCGTCCGCGTTAATCTTCCTCTTGACTTTAGGCATCATTGCCAGTGGT ATAATTCCAGCCGATTCCCGCTACAGGGGACCAGCCAAGCAAAAGAAATCA GTGGCCCGCCGTGAGTTAGAAGAATCAGTGGAGTCAGACGCCCAAATCCCTCCCGATATCCAGAACTCGCCAAAAGCCATCAACGAGTCTCGACTACCGATCTCCAAGTCCTTGGCCCGGAAACTCAGCGAGATGCTGACGATCGCGGTAGCCGAGGCCGTGGCTCAGGTCGTCGAGGACGAACCTACCAAGTTAACGGCTTGTACGGCCCTGTTCCGTCGCCGTAACTACAATAGCAACGTTAATCAGAACTACAACTACAACACCAATACCAACGCCAACTACAGAGGTCTTATGAAACCAGTTTCACCACCGGCACCGGTTGCACCGCCTCCTGAAGAGCAGGAACAGGTGGACGACGAGATTTCGGAAGAAGAAGACTCGATCGAGGCACAAG TATCAGAGGAAAGCGAAGAGGAAGATGACTCCGACACTATAGAAGAACCAAGTATGGAGGATGAACAACGCGATATCAAGTTACCAAAAGATCTACTTGCAAAACTGAAATCAAAATCTCTT GTGAGGAGGCCAAGACCACCAATCAGGTCAaagaataagaataaaaatgtCAACGTAAATACGAACACTAATATTTTGAGCTTCCGCAAAGACGATTCAAACAGGAACGAGGTTGCTACCAGCGAAGAGACCGATGATGCCACGACTGCGATGCCTAAACCGGAGACTAAAACAAACGCTCGTCGTCGGATGAGACATAATTAA